One Glycine max cultivar Williams 82 chromosome 4, Glycine_max_v4.0, whole genome shotgun sequence DNA segment encodes these proteins:
- the LOC100799545 gene encoding uncharacterized protein isoform X2, producing the protein MQKLLRPSSVPFLSISVTVATPFLSLPPKVANQPMSAAAAGSSLKRQLSYSRYLALSSTNTCSVCRCLSLTHTHSHPKNNKTLLLLNHSRNRSLHSASEGSFITQPDPVEYGSLVDSKEKPFNSRLNRRQKGSTSSSPAPSNPDLLAIPGVGPRNFRKLVQKGIAGVAQLKQLYKDKSVDEEELEDNSSSSVQKKRLTFCVEGNISVGKTTFLQRIANETIELRDLVEVVPEPISKWQDVGPDHFNILDAFYAEPQRYAYTFQNYVFVTRVMQERESSAGIKPLRLMERSVFSDRMVFVRAVHEANWMNGMEISIYDSWFDPVVSSLPGLIPDGFIYLRASPDTCHKRMMLRKRTEEGGVSLDYLCDLHEKHESWLFPSQSGNHGVLSVNQLPHHIDNSLHPDIRDRVFYLEGGHMHSSIQKVPALVLDCEPNIDFSKDIEAKRQYARQVAEFFEFVKKRNEVSSKEGSSQAQPQVLLPHEGGLWLPDGKPFPREALKSLDFRQAATSFMSG; encoded by the exons ATGCAGAAACTGCTACGCCCTTCTTCAGTTCCCTTCCTCTCTATCTCTGTCACCGTGGCTACTCCCTTTCTTTCGTTGCCTCCCAAAGTTGCAAACCAACCAATGTCAGCAGCTGCTGCTGGTTCTTCTCTCAAGCGCCAACTCTCTTATTCCCGCTATTTGGCGCTCTCTAGTACCAACACTTGCTCTGTCTGCAGGTGTCTCAGTCTAACCCACACCCACTCCCACCCCAAGAATAACAAGACCCTTCTTCTCCTTAACCACTCTAGAAACCGCTCCTTGCATTCGGCTTCAGAAGGCTCTTTCATCACCCAACCCGACCCTGTTGAGTATGGTTCTCTTGTGGACTCAAAAGAGAAGCCCTTTAACTCCAGGCTAAATAGGAGGCAAAAGGGTtctacttcttcttctcctGCTCCGTCAAATCCTGATTTGCTGGCCATCCCCGGTGTGGGTCCCAGAAATTTCAGAAAGCTCGTTCAGAAAGGTATCGCTGGTGTTGCGCAACTCAAGCAACTCTACAAGGATAAg AGTGTTGACGAGGAGGAGTTGGAAGACaattcctcttcctctgttcAGAAGAAGCGCTTAACATTCTGTGTTGAGGGTAACATTAGCGTTGGCAAGACTACCTTCCTCCAGAGAATAGCGAATGAAACGATCGAGTTGCGTGATCTTGTTGAGGTGGTTCCTGAACCCATTAGCAAGTGGCAGGATGTTGGACCTGATCACTTTAACATTTTGGATGCTTTTTATGCCGAGCCGCAACGGTATGCCTACACCTTTCAGAACTATGTGTTTGTCACACGGGTCATGCAGGAAAGAGAGTCATCTGCTGGAATCAAGCCTCTTCGTTTGATGGAGAGGAGTGTTTTCAGTGACAGGATG GTTTTTGTACGAGCTGTCCATGAAGCTAactggatgaatgggatggagATCAGTATCTATGACTCGTGGTTTGATCCTGTAGTATCCTCCTTGCCTGGACTTATTCCTGATGGTTTTATCTATCTTAGGGCAAGTCCTGACACTTGCCATAAGAGAATGATGTTAAGAAAAAGAACAGAAGAAGGTGGAGTCAGCCTTGACTATCTCTGCGACCtccatgaaaagcatgaaagcTGGTTATTTCCCTCCCAAAGTGGTAATCATGGAGTATTATCTGTCAATCAGCTGCCCCATCATATTGACAACTCTTTACACCCTGATATAAGAGACCGCGTTTTTTATCTGGAGGGTGGTCACATGCATTCAAGCATTCAGAAG GTTCCTGCTTTGGTTCTGGACTGTGAACCCAATATTGATTTCAGCAAAGATATCGAAGCAAAGAGGCA ATATGCACGCCAAGTTGCagaattttttgaatttgtgaAGAAAAGGAATGAGGTCTCATCCAAGGAAGGAAGTAGCCAAGCCCAACCGCAGGTGCTGCTACCTCATGAGGGTGGCCTGTGGCTACCAGATGGGAAGCCTTTTCCCCGGGAAGCTCTCAAATCTTTGGACTTCAGACAAGCAGCAACGTCATTCATGTCCGGCTAG
- the LOC100799545 gene encoding uncharacterized protein isoform X1 encodes MQKLLRPSSVPFLSISVTVATPFLSLPPKVANQPMSAAAAGSSLKRQLSYSRYLALSSTNTCSVCRCLSLTHTHSHPKNNKTLLLLNHSRNRSLHSASEGSFITQPDPVEYGSLVDSKEKPFNSRLNRRQKGSTSSSPAPSNPDLLAIPGVGPRNFRKLVQKGIAGVAQLKQLYKDKFFGKSSDKMVEYLQNSVGIIHKNHAESITTFIKQSVDEEELEDNSSSSVQKKRLTFCVEGNISVGKTTFLQRIANETIELRDLVEVVPEPISKWQDVGPDHFNILDAFYAEPQRYAYTFQNYVFVTRVMQERESSAGIKPLRLMERSVFSDRMVFVRAVHEANWMNGMEISIYDSWFDPVVSSLPGLIPDGFIYLRASPDTCHKRMMLRKRTEEGGVSLDYLCDLHEKHESWLFPSQSGNHGVLSVNQLPHHIDNSLHPDIRDRVFYLEGGHMHSSIQKVPALVLDCEPNIDFSKDIEAKRQYARQVAEFFEFVKKRNEVSSKEGSSQAQPQVLLPHEGGLWLPDGKPFPREALKSLDFRQAATSFMSG; translated from the exons ATGCAGAAACTGCTACGCCCTTCTTCAGTTCCCTTCCTCTCTATCTCTGTCACCGTGGCTACTCCCTTTCTTTCGTTGCCTCCCAAAGTTGCAAACCAACCAATGTCAGCAGCTGCTGCTGGTTCTTCTCTCAAGCGCCAACTCTCTTATTCCCGCTATTTGGCGCTCTCTAGTACCAACACTTGCTCTGTCTGCAGGTGTCTCAGTCTAACCCACACCCACTCCCACCCCAAGAATAACAAGACCCTTCTTCTCCTTAACCACTCTAGAAACCGCTCCTTGCATTCGGCTTCAGAAGGCTCTTTCATCACCCAACCCGACCCTGTTGAGTATGGTTCTCTTGTGGACTCAAAAGAGAAGCCCTTTAACTCCAGGCTAAATAGGAGGCAAAAGGGTtctacttcttcttctcctGCTCCGTCAAATCCTGATTTGCTGGCCATCCCCGGTGTGGGTCCCAGAAATTTCAGAAAGCTCGTTCAGAAAGGTATCGCTGGTGTTGCGCAACTCAAGCAACTCTACAAGGATAAg TTCTTTGGCAAATCTAGTGACAAGATGGTTGAGTATCTACAGAATTCTGTTGGAATAATCCACAAGAACCATGCTGAGAGTATAACTACTTTCATTAAACAGAGTGTTGACGAGGAGGAGTTGGAAGACaattcctcttcctctgttcAGAAGAAGCGCTTAACATTCTGTGTTGAGGGTAACATTAGCGTTGGCAAGACTACCTTCCTCCAGAGAATAGCGAATGAAACGATCGAGTTGCGTGATCTTGTTGAGGTGGTTCCTGAACCCATTAGCAAGTGGCAGGATGTTGGACCTGATCACTTTAACATTTTGGATGCTTTTTATGCCGAGCCGCAACGGTATGCCTACACCTTTCAGAACTATGTGTTTGTCACACGGGTCATGCAGGAAAGAGAGTCATCTGCTGGAATCAAGCCTCTTCGTTTGATGGAGAGGAGTGTTTTCAGTGACAGGATG GTTTTTGTACGAGCTGTCCATGAAGCTAactggatgaatgggatggagATCAGTATCTATGACTCGTGGTTTGATCCTGTAGTATCCTCCTTGCCTGGACTTATTCCTGATGGTTTTATCTATCTTAGGGCAAGTCCTGACACTTGCCATAAGAGAATGATGTTAAGAAAAAGAACAGAAGAAGGTGGAGTCAGCCTTGACTATCTCTGCGACCtccatgaaaagcatgaaagcTGGTTATTTCCCTCCCAAAGTGGTAATCATGGAGTATTATCTGTCAATCAGCTGCCCCATCATATTGACAACTCTTTACACCCTGATATAAGAGACCGCGTTTTTTATCTGGAGGGTGGTCACATGCATTCAAGCATTCAGAAG GTTCCTGCTTTGGTTCTGGACTGTGAACCCAATATTGATTTCAGCAAAGATATCGAAGCAAAGAGGCA ATATGCACGCCAAGTTGCagaattttttgaatttgtgaAGAAAAGGAATGAGGTCTCATCCAAGGAAGGAAGTAGCCAAGCCCAACCGCAGGTGCTGCTACCTCATGAGGGTGGCCTGTGGCTACCAGATGGGAAGCCTTTTCCCCGGGAAGCTCTCAAATCTTTGGACTTCAGACAAGCAGCAACGTCATTCATGTCCGGCTAG
- the LOC100799545 gene encoding uncharacterized protein isoform X3 — translation MQKLLRPSSVPFLSISVTVATPFLSLPPKVANQPMSAAAAGSSLKRQLSYSRYLALSSTNTCSVCRCLSLTHTHSHPKNNKTLLLLNHSRNRSLHSASEGSFITQPDPVEYGSLVDSKEKPFNSRLNRRQKGSTSSSPAPSNPDLLAIPGVGPRNFRKLVQKGIAGVAQLKQLYKDKFFGKSSDKMVEYLQNSVGIIHKNHAESITTFIKQSVDEEELEDNSSSSVQKKRLTFCVEGNISVGKTTFLQRIANETIELRDLVEVVPEPISKWQDVGPDHFNILDAFYAEPQRYAYTFQNYVFVTRVMQERESSAGIKPLRLMERSVFSDRMVFVRAVHEANWMNGMEISIYDSWFDPVVSSLPGLIPDGFIYLRASPDTCHKRMMLRKRTEEGGVSLDYLCDLHEKHESWLFPSQSGNHGVLSVNQLPHHIDNSLHPDIRDRVFYLEGGHMHSSIQKVPALVLDCEPNIDFSKDIEAKRQVVVELGL, via the exons ATGCAGAAACTGCTACGCCCTTCTTCAGTTCCCTTCCTCTCTATCTCTGTCACCGTGGCTACTCCCTTTCTTTCGTTGCCTCCCAAAGTTGCAAACCAACCAATGTCAGCAGCTGCTGCTGGTTCTTCTCTCAAGCGCCAACTCTCTTATTCCCGCTATTTGGCGCTCTCTAGTACCAACACTTGCTCTGTCTGCAGGTGTCTCAGTCTAACCCACACCCACTCCCACCCCAAGAATAACAAGACCCTTCTTCTCCTTAACCACTCTAGAAACCGCTCCTTGCATTCGGCTTCAGAAGGCTCTTTCATCACCCAACCCGACCCTGTTGAGTATGGTTCTCTTGTGGACTCAAAAGAGAAGCCCTTTAACTCCAGGCTAAATAGGAGGCAAAAGGGTtctacttcttcttctcctGCTCCGTCAAATCCTGATTTGCTGGCCATCCCCGGTGTGGGTCCCAGAAATTTCAGAAAGCTCGTTCAGAAAGGTATCGCTGGTGTTGCGCAACTCAAGCAACTCTACAAGGATAAg TTCTTTGGCAAATCTAGTGACAAGATGGTTGAGTATCTACAGAATTCTGTTGGAATAATCCACAAGAACCATGCTGAGAGTATAACTACTTTCATTAAACAGAGTGTTGACGAGGAGGAGTTGGAAGACaattcctcttcctctgttcAGAAGAAGCGCTTAACATTCTGTGTTGAGGGTAACATTAGCGTTGGCAAGACTACCTTCCTCCAGAGAATAGCGAATGAAACGATCGAGTTGCGTGATCTTGTTGAGGTGGTTCCTGAACCCATTAGCAAGTGGCAGGATGTTGGACCTGATCACTTTAACATTTTGGATGCTTTTTATGCCGAGCCGCAACGGTATGCCTACACCTTTCAGAACTATGTGTTTGTCACACGGGTCATGCAGGAAAGAGAGTCATCTGCTGGAATCAAGCCTCTTCGTTTGATGGAGAGGAGTGTTTTCAGTGACAGGATG GTTTTTGTACGAGCTGTCCATGAAGCTAactggatgaatgggatggagATCAGTATCTATGACTCGTGGTTTGATCCTGTAGTATCCTCCTTGCCTGGACTTATTCCTGATGGTTTTATCTATCTTAGGGCAAGTCCTGACACTTGCCATAAGAGAATGATGTTAAGAAAAAGAACAGAAGAAGGTGGAGTCAGCCTTGACTATCTCTGCGACCtccatgaaaagcatgaaagcTGGTTATTTCCCTCCCAAAGTGGTAATCATGGAGTATTATCTGTCAATCAGCTGCCCCATCATATTGACAACTCTTTACACCCTGATATAAGAGACCGCGTTTTTTATCTGGAGGGTGGTCACATGCATTCAAGCATTCAGAAG GTTCCTGCTTTGGTTCTGGACTGTGAACCCAATATTGATTTCAGCAAAGATATCGAAGCAAAGAGGCA GGTTGTTGTTGAGCTGGGCTTGTAG